A genomic segment from Bryobacteraceae bacterium encodes:
- a CDS encoding M20/M25/M40 family metallo-hydrolase — translation MGDASVASRTFSARLRTHVGRLAGDIGPRCADRPEALIQCAEYIEDALASYGYETTRYACEPAELPVWNIEAKRPAVEAPRPVTVVGAHYDTVPGSPGANDNTSGVAGLLTLAESLADDPIVNTVRFCAFPNEENPYFHTPLMGSYQYAKLCRDRKDRIRLMLCLETIGYYSKEANTQGYPLPLSWFYPSTADFVAFVGDLRNLSIVRACRDAFRACSDFPCQMLCAPAFFPGVAASDHWSFWKFGYPAVMITDTANLRYRHFHRPEDTPDKLEYESFAAVVQGVAGLLGQISHD, via the coding sequence ATGGGGGATGCCTCTGTCGCATCGAGAACGTTCAGTGCGCGCCTGCGCACGCACGTCGGCAGGCTAGCCGGCGACATTGGGCCGCGCTGCGCGGATCGTCCCGAAGCGCTCATTCAGTGCGCCGAGTACATTGAGGACGCGCTTGCTTCGTACGGCTATGAAACTACCCGCTACGCCTGCGAGCCGGCCGAACTGCCCGTTTGGAACATCGAAGCGAAGAGGCCAGCCGTCGAAGCGCCCCGCCCGGTAACCGTGGTCGGCGCCCACTACGACACCGTGCCCGGATCGCCTGGAGCGAACGACAATACCTCGGGCGTGGCTGGTCTGCTCACGCTCGCCGAGTCCCTCGCTGACGATCCGATTGTGAATACGGTCCGTTTCTGCGCGTTCCCAAACGAGGAGAATCCATACTTCCATACGCCCTTGATGGGCAGCTACCAGTACGCCAAACTCTGCCGGGACCGTAAGGACCGGATCCGCCTTATGCTTTGCCTGGAGACCATCGGCTACTACTCCAAGGAAGCGAACACGCAGGGCTATCCGCTGCCGCTCTCCTGGTTCTATCCGTCCACGGCGGATTTCGTTGCTTTCGTCGGGGACCTGCGCAACCTGTCAATCGTTCGCGCCTGCCGGGACGCCTTCCGCGCCTGTTCCGATTTTCCGTGTCAGATGTTGTGCGCCCCGGCCTTCTTCCCGGGCGTCGCGGCGTCGGATCACTGGTCTTTCTGGAAGTTCGGCTACCCGGCGGTGATGATTACCGACACCGCCAACCTGCGGTATCGGCACTTTCATAGGCCCGAGGACACGCCCGACAAGCTCGAGTACGAGAGCTTCGCCGCCGTAGTTCAAGGCGTGGCCGGCCTCCTCGGTCAGATTTCCCATGATTGA
- a CDS encoding replication protein RepA: MIERGQMPVLFLVCPLPVRAQAGQTSFVRSTVRVRFRLTSTSRYGIPHGADRMILLLIATLAADQKSKQLDLGTAGDILRFFGLAADGRNYERLARRFDRVLSSSLEFRFHPLRSAEAPRARSMTVCGGRQMWFEQHGPEKKGFRNSVVLSDDFWGELQRSKVIVPLAPYLALLDSPANLDLYLFMLAQSQSLRTGQYARIPITGPDGLGAILGVSGYEQARDFRRKVRAWLERVRLAWRSCPAIISSDEQYLFVGHSSLKVQHSFPET; the protein is encoded by the coding sequence ATGATTGAACGCGGCCAGATGCCGGTTCTGTTCCTGGTCTGCCCGCTGCCGGTACGCGCCCAAGCCGGGCAGACATCGTTCGTGCGGTCCACCGTGCGCGTCCGCTTCCGGCTCACATCCACTTCTCGCTACGGGATCCCCCATGGCGCGGATCGAATGATCCTGCTCCTGATCGCCACGCTGGCGGCCGATCAAAAGTCGAAGCAACTGGACCTCGGCACCGCGGGAGACATTCTGCGCTTTTTCGGACTGGCCGCGGACGGCCGCAACTACGAGCGCCTGGCCCGCCGGTTTGACCGAGTGTTGAGCTCGAGCCTCGAATTTCGTTTCCATCCGCTTCGAAGCGCTGAGGCGCCGCGCGCACGATCCATGACCGTCTGCGGAGGCCGGCAGATGTGGTTCGAACAGCATGGCCCGGAAAAGAAGGGTTTCCGGAATTCCGTGGTTCTCTCGGACGACTTCTGGGGAGAACTGCAAAGATCCAAAGTAATCGTTCCCCTCGCACCCTACCTCGCGCTGCTCGATTCACCGGCGAATCTCGATCTATACCTGTTCATGCTCGCGCAATCGCAATCGCTGCGTACGGGGCAGTACGCACGCATTCCGATCACCGGACCGGATGGCCTCGGCGCGATCCTCGGCGTTTCGGGTTACGAACAGGCTCGCGACTTTCGCCGCAAAGTTCGCGCATGGCTGGAGCGGGTCCGGCTCGCCTGGCGGTCTTGTCCGGCGATTATCTCATCCGACGAACAGTACCTCTTCGTCGGACACTCCTCGCTCAAGGTGCAACATAGTTTCCCCGAGACATGA
- a CDS encoding type 2 lanthipeptide synthetase LanM family protein: MSDPTPEFWANLVERASWFAERIGPDFVPRRAEDCPARDRQEGERRLQRWMARTAAGDREQFRRRLQWDGLDEDQAWAIATSVRFEGRDLPAWTSPLRDALAEAKTFRSRSLDEAASQRFLDPADPIAFEHVIAPIVIAARKRLQAAAGKDYGGAREKAHAALERYLAQWLCAVSAESIELNFTAFRSLRQTIRLTLPGFAPERRLYGEFIDSLYAGGLGDLFSEYAVMARLLGRIVELWVEFAAGFLRHISEDAADLEAAFAESGPLGAAVEVMPGLSDRHDGGRTSLRVIFENGLPLIYKPKDLESETIWRELLQWINSNGSPLDMPVFRSVCRPDHGWVEIVEHLPCETSDAVSRYYRRAGMLLCLVYALEGSDCHHENIIASGEYPVLIDMETLMQHRVRMVGESQQEDASSLANRVFYWDSVFRTALLPRWEFGPGGESYDISGLGGVESQKTSFTRKAWKHINTDGMRLWREKMETRPHSNVVYLDGRRVDPATKLPEILSGFEEMYRYLMGRRETLFAPGGPLERLHGLRLRFLFRHTKIYTSLLGAYLRPQFLSDGMDAFICIDVLARPLLHTAGRHPFWEIVAAEEAALAQADIPIFHAVANSTALHTEGGGAIEDFFAEPSYELLRVRFGKMGEQDLRTQLSYIRSSFSTPETRTTASAVDDDRPLSAADFVEEARAIARNIRECAIDSPDGSATWISLAYYAEAQRWQLQPMTPRLYDGAGGAVLFLAAMEHLYPGEGNEAAARSGIRALVHAFDTPTGERLLLEAGVGAGLGAASVSYCLARAGQLLWDESLVDAALDGARKLLTEERLAADRRYDLLGGAAGAIVTLLAIHGVRPEGWLLERADCCGQHLLRGRVPSAAGPRTWPTLSGELLTGFSHGAAGIAHALALLGAITGNQEYAEAARESIGYEESVWDESARNWPDFRFPKTSKGWVYQVSWCHGAPGIGLGRLGSLPRMDAPETRRDIERALETTSNETFGSLDHLCCGNLGRAETLLVAASTLGRPEYAEHARLLAQHVVNRARRLGQYQLGWNAGPYIPSFHQGMAGIGYQLLRLAHPGRLPSILLWE, encoded by the coding sequence ATGTCCGATCCGACGCCCGAGTTCTGGGCCAATCTGGTAGAACGCGCTTCCTGGTTCGCGGAGAGAATCGGCCCGGACTTCGTTCCGCGGCGAGCTGAGGATTGCCCCGCAAGGGATCGCCAAGAGGGTGAGCGGCGTCTCCAACGATGGATGGCGCGCACCGCCGCCGGAGACCGGGAACAATTCCGTCGGCGATTGCAATGGGATGGGCTCGATGAAGACCAGGCCTGGGCCATCGCTACCTCCGTACGCTTCGAAGGACGTGACCTGCCGGCCTGGACGTCGCCGCTGCGCGATGCGCTGGCCGAGGCCAAGACCTTTCGCTCCCGGTCCCTCGACGAAGCCGCGAGCCAGCGTTTTCTCGATCCCGCCGATCCCATCGCCTTCGAGCATGTGATCGCGCCAATCGTCATCGCCGCCCGGAAGCGCCTTCAAGCGGCGGCGGGCAAGGACTACGGCGGCGCTCGCGAAAAAGCGCATGCGGCGCTCGAACGCTATCTGGCGCAGTGGCTCTGCGCGGTGTCTGCGGAATCGATCGAACTGAACTTCACGGCCTTCCGGTCACTCCGGCAGACGATCCGCCTAACCCTACCGGGTTTCGCGCCGGAGCGGAGGTTGTACGGCGAATTCATCGATTCGCTGTACGCCGGAGGCCTGGGCGATCTGTTCAGCGAGTATGCGGTAATGGCGCGGCTGTTGGGGCGTATCGTCGAACTTTGGGTGGAGTTCGCCGCGGGGTTCCTGCGCCACATCTCCGAGGACGCGGCGGATCTCGAAGCCGCATTCGCCGAAAGCGGGCCGCTGGGCGCGGCAGTGGAAGTGATGCCGGGGTTGTCGGACCGCCACGACGGCGGCCGCACTTCGCTGCGGGTGATATTCGAGAACGGCCTCCCCCTGATCTACAAACCGAAGGACCTCGAATCGGAGACGATCTGGCGCGAGCTGCTCCAGTGGATCAACAGCAATGGCTCGCCGCTCGACATGCCGGTGTTCCGGAGCGTGTGCCGTCCGGACCACGGATGGGTGGAAATCGTCGAGCACCTCCCCTGCGAGACCAGCGACGCGGTGTCGCGCTACTACCGGCGCGCAGGGATGTTGCTGTGCCTGGTGTACGCGCTCGAAGGCAGCGATTGCCACCACGAAAACATCATCGCGTCGGGCGAGTACCCGGTGCTCATCGACATGGAGACGTTGATGCAGCATCGCGTTCGCATGGTGGGCGAGAGCCAGCAGGAGGACGCTTCGTCGCTGGCCAATCGCGTGTTCTATTGGGACTCCGTGTTCCGGACCGCGCTTCTGCCGCGGTGGGAATTCGGCCCGGGCGGCGAGAGCTACGACATCAGCGGACTGGGCGGCGTGGAGTCCCAGAAAACGAGCTTCACGCGAAAGGCCTGGAAGCACATCAACACCGATGGTATGCGGCTTTGGCGCGAGAAAATGGAGACCAGACCGCACTCGAACGTCGTCTATCTGGACGGCCGCCGTGTGGATCCGGCGACGAAGCTGCCGGAAATCCTTTCCGGCTTCGAGGAAATGTACCGCTACCTGATGGGGCGGCGGGAAACGCTGTTCGCGCCCGGCGGTCCGCTCGAACGGCTCCACGGGCTACGGCTTCGCTTTCTCTTCCGGCACACCAAGATCTATACGTCGCTGCTCGGCGCCTATCTCCGGCCGCAATTTCTCAGCGACGGCATGGACGCATTCATCTGCATCGACGTGCTGGCGCGGCCGCTGCTGCACACCGCCGGCCGCCATCCGTTCTGGGAGATCGTCGCCGCCGAGGAAGCGGCTCTGGCGCAGGCCGACATTCCGATCTTCCACGCCGTGGCGAACAGCACCGCGCTTCATACGGAGGGAGGCGGCGCAATCGAGGACTTCTTCGCTGAGCCCAGCTATGAACTGCTCCGGGTCCGGTTCGGCAAGATGGGCGAGCAGGATCTACGAACGCAGCTCAGCTATATTCGATCGAGCTTCTCGACGCCGGAAACACGGACCACGGCTTCGGCTGTCGACGACGATCGGCCGCTCTCAGCCGCGGATTTCGTGGAAGAAGCCAGGGCCATCGCGCGGAACATTCGGGAATGCGCGATCGATTCACCCGACGGCAGCGCCACCTGGATCTCGCTCGCCTACTACGCGGAGGCCCAACGCTGGCAGTTGCAGCCGATGACGCCACGGCTCTACGACGGCGCCGGCGGCGCGGTGTTGTTCCTCGCCGCCATGGAACATCTCTATCCTGGCGAAGGCAACGAGGCGGCGGCGCGCTCCGGCATCCGCGCATTGGTGCACGCATTCGATACTCCCACCGGAGAACGGCTGCTGCTCGAAGCCGGCGTGGGCGCGGGCCTTGGGGCAGCTTCGGTAAGCTATTGCCTGGCGCGGGCGGGACAGCTACTTTGGGACGAAAGCCTTGTCGACGCCGCTTTGGACGGCGCCCGAAAACTGCTGACCGAAGAGCGGCTCGCCGCGGACAGGCGCTACGATCTGCTCGGCGGAGCTGCCGGCGCCATCGTGACGCTGTTGGCCATTCACGGCGTCCGGCCCGAGGGGTGGCTGCTCGAACGCGCCGATTGCTGCGGGCAGCACCTGCTACGGGGCCGTGTTCCGAGCGCGGCCGGACCGAGGACCTGGCCCACGCTGAGCGGTGAACTGCTCACCGGCTTCTCGCACGGCGCGGCCGGCATCGCGCACGCGCTGGCGCTGCTCGGCGCCATCACCGGCAACCAGGAATACGCCGAAGCGGCCCGGGAGTCGATCGGCTACGAAGAAAGCGTCTGGGACGAATCGGCGCGCAACTGGCCGGACTTCCGGTTTCCCAAGACGAGCAAGGGATGGGTCTACCAGGTGAGTTGGTGCCATGGCGCGCCGGGTATCGGTTTGGGGAGGCTCGGTTCCCTACCCCGCATGGATGCTCCGGAAACCCGCCGCGATATCGAACGGGCGCTCGAGACCACGTCCAACGAAACGTTCGGGTCGCTCGACCACTTGTGCTGCGGGAACCTCGGCCGCGCCGAGACGCTGCTGGTGGCCGCAAGCACGCTCGGTCGGCCAGAGTACGCGGAGCACGCGCGGCTACTCGCTCAGCACGTGGTGAACCGCGCGCGCAGGCTCGGCCAGTATCAGCTTGGTTGGAACGCCGGCCCCTACATTCCATCGTTCCATCAAGGGATGGCTGGCATTGGCTACCAGTTGCTGCGGCTGGCTCACCCGGGGCGGCTACCTTCGATCCTGCTGTGGGAATAG
- a CDS encoding GNAT family N-acetyltransferase has protein sequence MPTSVDIRVEPVSSEDQLALTFPAFQEAVRSGKALTACAWASGDAIGLAAAERKEGADEATLLSVAVKPAWRGRGVGSKLLEAIEDELRRLGCRKADLTYMSGNPSTPAVERMLARAQWDPPRPRLMICYTTIDRVAQGRWIATPLPAAPGVNVFSWRDLSALERDQVASDPRVPEGLSPFRDENKIEGAISVGLRKNGEVAGWFLTHRIAPDTVRYSTLYLRADAMSRGWGFGLVAEAIRRHAAGALARIAPNCCMDFSPGNVMMANFVRKKLLPTLTATRISMGASKSLR, from the coding sequence TTGCCGACGAGCGTGGACATCCGAGTCGAACCCGTATCGAGCGAGGACCAACTCGCGCTGACGTTTCCGGCGTTCCAGGAGGCCGTCCGGAGCGGCAAGGCCTTGACCGCATGCGCATGGGCGTCGGGCGACGCCATCGGACTGGCCGCCGCTGAGCGAAAAGAGGGCGCCGATGAGGCGACGCTGCTGTCCGTGGCCGTCAAGCCCGCATGGCGTGGGCGAGGCGTCGGCTCCAAACTGCTTGAGGCGATCGAGGACGAACTGCGCCGCCTCGGATGCCGGAAGGCCGATCTCACCTACATGAGCGGGAACCCATCCACTCCGGCGGTGGAACGAATGCTGGCGCGCGCCCAATGGGACCCTCCGCGCCCGCGCCTGATGATCTGCTACACGACGATCGACCGCGTGGCGCAGGGCCGTTGGATCGCGACGCCGCTGCCGGCGGCTCCCGGCGTGAACGTGTTCTCCTGGCGGGATCTTTCAGCGTTGGAACGCGACCAAGTCGCCAGCGACCCACGGGTGCCTGAGGGCCTGTCGCCGTTTCGCGACGAGAACAAGATCGAGGGTGCAATCAGCGTCGGCTTGCGGAAGAACGGCGAGGTGGCGGGTTGGTTCCTGACGCACCGCATCGCGCCGGACACCGTCCGCTACTCGACCCTTTACCTGCGCGCAGACGCGATGTCGCGCGGGTGGGGATTCGGGCTGGTAGCGGAGGCGATCCGCCGGCACGCCGCTGGTGCGCTCGCCCGTATCGCCCCAAACTGTTGCATGGACTTCAGCCCCGGGAACGTCATGATGGCCAACTTCGTCCGCAAGAAGCTGCTGCCCACGCTCACTGCCACACGCATCAGCATGGGCGCCAGTAAATCACTGCGGTGA
- a CDS encoding NHLP leader peptide family RiPP precursor — MGAEWTTKEIEDTIQAAIKRGKTDLAFRKLALSEPNTALQQLSGKELPDGLKVKFFDGSDAHLTIVLPEYVEDESELTDVQLESVAGGGRCAASCVASCAVSSTVSIGLPGVGAVGGCL, encoded by the coding sequence ATGGGTGCAGAATGGACCACGAAGGAAATTGAAGACACCATTCAAGCCGCGATCAAACGCGGGAAAACCGATCTTGCCTTTCGCAAGCTCGCCCTCAGCGAGCCCAACACGGCTTTGCAACAGTTGAGCGGCAAGGAACTGCCCGACGGACTGAAGGTCAAGTTCTTCGACGGCAGCGACGCTCACCTCACGATCGTCCTCCCCGAGTACGTCGAGGACGAGAGCGAACTGACGGATGTCCAGCTCGAATCCGTGGCCGGCGGCGGCCGTTGCGCGGCCAGTTGCGTCGCCTCCTGCGCCGTCAGCAGCACGGTTAGCATCGGGCTGCCCGGCGTCGGGGCCGTCGGAGGTTGCCTCTAG
- a CDS encoding RiPP maturation radical SAM C-methyltransferase: protein MSLSPVWPRVALVDPPFGSAAVPSLGLALLSSAAKRLGFDCRTFFWTLDLTQGMYGQSAMRRLRSYQTLTGRAWYPFNEWIFAREAHGDALEHCTRLTRQAMRERAAELNRPPVPMRRLLLLRERAAELVDAMADQLDPYDIVGIGSTFFQNLPALALARRVKQRWPAKTVVLGGANCDGEMGRALMERFPFLDYAFSGEVDHSFPRFLQQIAAGENRLLPGMIGRDEEGSVVEAPQVDPVHDLDGLPLPDFDDYIAARERAGWAGLQPLALPLESSRGCWWGERQHCTFCGLNADGMVYRRKSPERFQWEVEELKRRYGMSYVMVTDNIMSMDYYETFLKWSEQSNHGLRYFYEIKSNVKRRHAERLARGGVTAVQPGIEQFSSGILSLMRKGVTGIQNVAFLRYARENGILLTYNLLVGFPGEDPAEYVPLAGLLPKLSHLRPPSAMTEVEFHRFSPYHSEPGAFGLRLRPNSGYKHLYPFDAESISRIAYFFEPEGPTPDRRYLRPVFEALAAWGRAYREDDCTLVWRRDEDGIVVDDRRPGFGPREHRLQGAAAFVFPLLDEPRSLAALVREAEKAAAGCDGAGEFSAAPEAVLDPLVAAGLVYEELSTVAGSLATIGPAQPVKQYCALPVSHRYRQADAGWFQLGM, encoded by the coding sequence ATGTCCCTCTCCCCGGTCTGGCCGCGCGTAGCGCTCGTCGATCCACCCTTCGGATCCGCCGCTGTTCCCAGCCTCGGTTTGGCCCTACTTTCGAGCGCCGCGAAAAGGCTCGGCTTCGACTGCCGAACCTTCTTCTGGACTCTGGACCTGACGCAAGGAATGTACGGCCAATCGGCGATGCGGCGGCTGCGCTCTTACCAAACCCTGACCGGGCGCGCCTGGTACCCATTCAACGAGTGGATCTTCGCCCGGGAAGCACACGGGGACGCACTCGAACACTGCACTCGCCTCACCCGCCAAGCAATGCGCGAACGAGCCGCCGAGCTCAATCGGCCCCCAGTGCCCATGCGGCGCCTGCTGCTGCTGCGCGAGCGCGCCGCCGAACTCGTTGACGCGATGGCGGACCAACTGGATCCTTACGACATCGTCGGCATCGGGAGCACCTTCTTTCAGAATCTCCCGGCGCTCGCTCTCGCGCGGCGTGTAAAACAGCGCTGGCCCGCGAAGACCGTGGTGTTGGGCGGGGCCAATTGCGATGGCGAGATGGGTCGCGCCCTCATGGAACGATTCCCGTTCCTCGACTATGCGTTCTCCGGCGAAGTGGATCATTCGTTTCCCCGGTTCCTCCAGCAAATTGCAGCGGGCGAGAATCGCTTGTTGCCGGGGATGATCGGCCGGGACGAGGAAGGCTCAGTCGTCGAGGCGCCCCAAGTGGATCCAGTCCACGATCTCGACGGGTTGCCGCTGCCGGACTTCGATGACTACATCGCGGCGAGAGAACGGGCCGGTTGGGCCGGTCTGCAGCCACTGGCCCTGCCGCTCGAATCGTCTCGCGGTTGTTGGTGGGGAGAGCGCCAGCACTGCACGTTTTGCGGCCTCAACGCTGACGGCATGGTCTACCGTCGCAAGAGCCCTGAGCGATTCCAGTGGGAAGTAGAGGAGCTGAAACGGCGCTACGGGATGTCGTATGTCATGGTCACCGACAACATAATGTCGATGGACTACTACGAGACGTTCTTGAAGTGGTCCGAGCAATCGAACCATGGCTTGCGGTATTTCTACGAGATCAAGTCGAACGTAAAGCGCCGCCATGCCGAGCGCCTCGCTCGCGGCGGAGTTACCGCGGTTCAGCCGGGTATTGAGCAGTTCAGTAGCGGCATTCTCAGCCTCATGCGAAAGGGCGTCACCGGGATCCAGAATGTCGCGTTTCTGAGATATGCGCGGGAGAACGGGATTCTCCTCACTTACAACTTACTGGTGGGATTCCCCGGTGAAGACCCGGCCGAGTATGTCCCTCTCGCCGGTCTGCTTCCGAAGCTGAGCCACCTGCGCCCGCCGTCGGCGATGACCGAAGTGGAGTTCCACCGGTTCAGCCCGTACCACTCGGAGCCGGGCGCATTCGGTCTGCGCCTGCGACCCAATTCCGGGTACAAGCATCTGTACCCGTTCGACGCGGAGAGCATCTCCCGGATCGCGTACTTCTTCGAGCCCGAAGGCCCGACGCCGGACCGCCGCTATCTGCGCCCGGTATTCGAGGCGCTGGCCGCCTGGGGTCGCGCGTATCGCGAGGACGATTGCACTCTCGTTTGGCGCAGAGACGAAGACGGGATCGTGGTCGATGATCGGAGACCTGGCTTCGGACCGAGGGAGCACCGGCTCCAGGGCGCGGCCGCGTTCGTATTCCCGCTCCTTGATGAACCTCGGTCACTCGCCGCCTTGGTTCGCGAAGCTGAGAAGGCGGCCGCGGGATGCGATGGCGCCGGCGAGTTCAGCGCAGCCCCGGAAGCGGTCCTGGATCCATTGGTCGCGGCTGGACTCGTGTATGAGGAGCTCTCGACTGTCGCCGGATCGCTCGCCACCATTGGGCCGGCTCAGCCCGTCAAACAGTATTGCGCGCTCCCGGTTTCCCATCGGTATCGGCAGGCGGATGCGGGGTGGTTCCAGTTGGGCATGTAA
- a CDS encoding MsnO8 family LLM class oxidoreductase — protein MKLSLLDFGYVPPAAKPSRVLRDLVASAPIAEKLGFYRFWLAEHHEAHFSYSCPELLIPQIAASTSSIRVGTAGVLMHFHSPLKIAETFRMLEALYPGRVDLGVASGLSGSDQIRHALRHGFDLAQAVRTRLYTSQVEELLGWCRNTIEGHQATPRGQASPPVLLMGGGRGIGNMTMAARHGTAFCYSISHGSSETGPEIVARYRAEFQPSAELPTPQTAIAGTLICAETNSEALGVQNYFLALDKGLKAAVIGRPERCRAVIQELLDRYGCDEFIAMPMATNQDEKLRSYRLLSETCQLTCPTGTTPHPPADTDGKPGARNTV, from the coding sequence ATGAAACTCAGCCTGCTCGATTTCGGATACGTGCCACCCGCGGCGAAACCGTCCCGCGTGTTGCGGGATCTGGTGGCCAGCGCACCTATCGCCGAGAAGCTGGGGTTCTATCGTTTCTGGCTAGCCGAGCACCACGAAGCGCATTTTTCCTACTCGTGTCCGGAGCTCCTGATTCCCCAGATCGCCGCGAGCACGTCCTCCATTCGCGTGGGCACTGCCGGCGTGCTGATGCATTTTCACAGCCCGCTGAAAATCGCCGAAACCTTCCGGATGCTCGAAGCCCTCTACCCTGGCCGGGTCGACCTGGGCGTCGCATCCGGGCTGAGCGGCAGCGACCAGATACGCCACGCGCTCAGGCACGGGTTCGATCTCGCCCAGGCGGTCCGCACGCGCCTCTACACGAGCCAGGTGGAGGAACTGCTCGGGTGGTGCCGCAACACGATCGAGGGCCACCAGGCAACGCCACGGGGCCAAGCCAGTCCGCCGGTGCTGCTGATGGGCGGAGGCCGCGGCATCGGGAACATGACGATGGCGGCGCGGCACGGAACCGCATTCTGCTATTCGATCTCCCATGGCTCGTCGGAGACGGGACCGGAGATCGTCGCTCGCTACCGGGCCGAATTCCAGCCGAGCGCCGAACTTCCCACGCCGCAAACGGCGATCGCCGGAACCTTGATCTGCGCGGAGACCAACAGCGAAGCGCTCGGCGTGCAGAATTACTTCCTCGCGCTCGACAAGGGTCTGAAGGCCGCTGTTATCGGCCGTCCGGAACGTTGCCGCGCCGTGATCCAGGAACTCCTCGACCGCTACGGTTGCGACGAGTTTATCGCGATGCCGATGGCGACCAATCAGGACGAGAAACTTCGATCCTATCGGCTGCTGTCGGAAACGTGTCAGCTTACATGCCCAACTGGAACCACCCCGCATCCGCCTGCCGATACCGATGGGAAACCGGGAGCGCGCAATACTGTTTGA
- a CDS encoding S41 family peptidase, which yields MPEPDATDLSLETIAGEAAWMESLGVRYPERPLLLPRPFSEPLTNGSFVVPAAWHWRPPPEHVDARCLLRDLDILATAMAKAYAGWETAESAGWEWAEFFEQWKSGLSREQSPAMSLERAFAPWRELMRFQLDNHSGPVPGGAFQGLSRTLLLAEMPPEPVTAYRDDQGQNGPRDPKNPAHQPRTCLVFEDGQLTHGAAICHPSSLGEWDSVKAGPQWFAVRPARFDSGRTAPHAASSRMLAGRIGYLRIPTLGYLDVLRLISDRDWLAPGLAHARTLIFDVRGNQGGGAELLAYLLGEVLGIAQRPDATLSMRIKDSCVSRALGWGFAQARLHGVSGPLPHAVREQLQRTLNSIASAPPGCAVAFQAVTGRWRFGNRLDPDAAIPRLVVLTDNRCGSDGEFLVYLLAQTPGCVVAGVNTAGVGGFARPGHFVLPHTGVAFRLATALTDPYGDQRSFEGYGLNADVVLNVGEPLSDAHLVALAESIDATSEARKTSPG from the coding sequence TTGCCGGAACCCGACGCGACTGATCTCTCGCTGGAAACAATTGCCGGCGAAGCCGCCTGGATGGAATCTCTAGGCGTCCGATACCCGGAGCGCCCGCTCCTGCTGCCCCGTCCGTTTTCCGAACCGCTCACGAATGGATCGTTCGTCGTGCCGGCTGCCTGGCACTGGCGTCCGCCACCGGAGCATGTGGACGCTCGCTGCCTGCTTCGGGATCTCGACATCCTCGCCACAGCGATGGCGAAAGCCTACGCCGGTTGGGAGACGGCCGAATCAGCGGGATGGGAGTGGGCTGAGTTCTTCGAGCAGTGGAAATCCGGACTCTCACGAGAGCAGTCGCCGGCGATGAGCCTCGAACGGGCGTTCGCGCCATGGCGCGAGTTGATGCGATTTCAGCTCGACAACCACTCCGGTCCGGTACCCGGCGGCGCCTTCCAGGGGCTTTCCCGGACCCTGCTGCTCGCCGAGATGCCGCCGGAGCCAGTGACTGCGTATCGCGATGACCAAGGCCAGAACGGCCCGCGAGACCCGAAGAACCCCGCGCATCAGCCGCGCACCTGTCTGGTGTTCGAGGACGGCCAGCTCACCCATGGAGCAGCCATTTGCCACCCTTCCTCGCTGGGCGAGTGGGATTCGGTGAAAGCGGGTCCGCAGTGGTTCGCCGTGCGCCCGGCACGATTCGACAGCGGCCGAACCGCGCCGCACGCGGCATCTTCCCGCATGCTGGCCGGGCGCATCGGCTATCTGCGGATCCCCACGCTCGGGTATCTCGACGTGCTGCGTCTGATCTCCGACCGCGACTGGCTTGCGCCCGGCCTCGCGCACGCGCGGACTCTGATCTTCGATGTTCGCGGCAACCAGGGTGGCGGCGCGGAGTTGCTGGCCTACCTGCTCGGCGAGGTCCTGGGGATCGCCCAGAGGCCCGACGCAACACTCTCGATGCGCATCAAGGATTCCTGCGTCTCGCGCGCGCTGGGTTGGGGATTCGCCCAAGCGCGTCTGCATGGCGTCTCCGGTCCCCTGCCGCACGCGGTCCGGGAGCAGTTGCAGCGGACGCTGAACTCGATAGCGAGTGCGCCCCCGGGGTGCGCGGTTGCGTTCCAGGCTGTCACCGGGAGATGGCGCTTTGGTAACCGACTGGATCCCGATGCGGCCATACCTCGGCTTGTCGTTCTCACCGACAACCGATGCGGAAGCGACGGCGAGTTCCTGGTCTACTTGCTGGCGCAAACGCCGGGATGCGTGGTTGCGGGCGTGAACACGGCTGGCGTCGGCGGATTCGCCCGGCCGGGCCATTTCGTCCTCCCCCACACGGGCGTTGCTTTTCGACTGGCGACCGCCCTCACGGACCCCTACGGCGATCAACGCTCCTTCGAGGGCTACGGCCTGAACGCCGATGTCGTCCTCAATGTCGGCGAGCCGCTCTCGGACGCTCATTTGGTGGCGCTGGCCGAGAGCATTGATGCGACGTCGGAGGCGAGGAAGACAAGCCCGGGATAG